One stretch of Filifactor alocis ATCC 35896 DNA includes these proteins:
- a CDS encoding GTP pyrophosphokinase, producing MIDWKKLLLPYECAVEELKVKFKNIRKELRANGQYSPIEFVTGRVKKVTSILEKVKRMDIEVEEIEDKIEDIAGIRIMCQMVEDIYLLVKYIEERQDMQIVYVKDYIKSPKESGYRSYHIIIKYPIQTVYGYKEILAEIQIRTLAMNFWATVEHSLNYKYDKYVPVEIRQRLTKAADAAARLDEEMAFIREEIVSAQVAFEHKSLVVAEITLCIQKIEQLGYTEEALYYQKRLDVTNDDKETEGLLNLKTEVNLFLIKLMEETK from the coding sequence TTGATAGATTGGAAAAAACTACTATTACCCTATGAATGTGCAGTAGAAGAACTGAAAGTGAAATTTAAGAATATCCGGAAAGAATTGAGAGCGAACGGTCAATATAGCCCGATTGAGTTTGTTACGGGAAGAGTAAAAAAAGTAACTTCTATTTTGGAAAAAGTCAAGAGAATGGATATTGAAGTAGAAGAAATTGAAGATAAGATAGAGGATATTGCCGGAATTCGTATCATGTGTCAAATGGTGGAAGATATTTATCTTTTGGTAAAATATATCGAAGAAAGACAGGATATGCAGATTGTATATGTCAAAGACTATATCAAGTCACCGAAAGAAAGCGGTTATCGAAGTTATCACATTATTATTAAATATCCGATTCAAACGGTATATGGATACAAAGAAATTTTGGCAGAAATACAAATAAGAACTTTGGCAATGAATTTTTGGGCAACGGTAGAACATTCCTTGAATTACAAGTATGATAAATATGTTCCTGTGGAAATCAGACAACGATTGACCAAAGCAGCAGATGCCGCTGCTCGTTTGGATGAGGAAATGGCATTTATTCGGGAAGAAATTGTCAGTGCGCAAGTTGCTTTTGAACATAAGTCTTTGGTAGTAGCAGAAATTACATTGTGTATCCAAAAAATAGAACAGCTGGGATATACAGAAGAAGCACTCTATTATCAAAAGAGATTGGATGTAACCAATGACGATAAAGAAACAGAAGGGTTGTTGAACCTAAAAACAGAAGTAAATTTATTTTTAATAAAATTGATGGAAGAAACCAAGTAG
- a CDS encoding metallophosphoesterase yields the protein MSVFAIGDLHMSTVQKKTMDQFGWFHHVDRILEDWNNKITEDDIVLLVGDISWALRLEEVEPDIKILSKLPGHKFMIRGNHDYWWSSVSKMSKKFPQIHFLHNNHFVIGDYVIFGTRGWICPNDTQFTETDEKIYERELKRLKNSVNSASETVIQNKKKLLMLHYPPMNDKKEPSGFTDIIEEAKIDVVCYGHLHGEEFHKMGFEGIKNHTEYHLVSCDYLDFKVKKILDG from the coding sequence ATGTCAGTTTTTGCAATTGGAGACTTGCATATGTCTACTGTTCAAAAAAAGACCATGGATCAATTCGGATGGTTTCATCATGTAGATAGAATTTTAGAAGATTGGAACAATAAGATTACAGAAGACGATATTGTATTGCTGGTAGGAGATATCTCTTGGGCATTGCGATTGGAAGAAGTGGAACCTGACATCAAGATCTTGTCAAAATTACCCGGGCATAAATTTATGATACGAGGGAATCACGACTATTGGTGGAGCAGTGTGAGTAAGATGAGCAAAAAATTTCCTCAGATTCATTTTTTGCATAACAATCATTTTGTAATAGGAGATTATGTTATTTTTGGCACAAGAGGTTGGATTTGTCCAAATGATACTCAATTTACAGAAACAGATGAAAAGATATATGAAAGGGAATTGAAGCGATTAAAGAATTCTGTGAACAGTGCATCGGAAACAGTGATTCAAAATAAAAAGAAACTATTGATGTTACATTACCCTCCTATGAATGATAAAAAAGAGCCGTCGGGATTTACTGATATCATTGAGGAAGCGAAGATAGACGTTGTATGTTACGGGCATCTACATGGAGAAGAATTTCACAAAATGGGATTTGAAGGTATCAAAAATCACACAGAATATCACTTGGTAAGTTGCGATTATTTGGATTTTAAAGTGAAGAAAATATTGGATGGTTGA